A single region of the Melospiza georgiana isolate bMelGeo1 chromosome 7, bMelGeo1.pri, whole genome shotgun sequence genome encodes:
- the PLEKHA3 gene encoding pleckstrin homology domain-containing family A member 3, translating to MEGVLYKWTNYLAGWQPRWFVLDNGILSYYDSQDDVCKGSKGSIKMAVCEIKVHATDNTRMELIIPGEQHFYMKAVNAAERQRWLVALGSAKACLADTRTKKEKEISETNESLKTKMSELRLYCDLLMQQVHTIQEFVHHDETRSPPSIENMNEASSLLSATCNTFITTLEECVKIANAKFKPEMFQLPHPDPLVSPVSPSPIQMMKRSISHPGPCYSERISHSVKEPGSSLHRFSQRRRRTYSDTESYSDTPSEESQRSAHCSRGAVNGDLVSSTIPEESKPVSKERSEPEETLTSFSS from the exons ATGGAGGGGGTCCTGTACAAGTGGACCAACTATCTAGCGG GTTGGCAGCCTCGGTGGTTTGTTTTAGACAATGGGATATTGTCATACTATGATTCCCAGGATGATGTTTGCAAAGGCAGCAAAGGAAGTATAAAGATGGCTGTGTGTGAAATAAAAG TTCATGCAACAGACAACACAAGAATGGAGCTAATcatcccaggggagcagcaTTTCTATATGAAAGCAGTTAATGCAGCTGAAAGGCAAAGatggctggtggcactggggagtGCCAAAGCCTGTTTAGCAGATaccagaacaaaaaaagaaaaag aAATAAGTGAGACCAATGAATCTCTTAAAACCAAAATGTCTGAACTTCGTCTCTACTGTGATCTTTTGATGCAGCAAGTTCATACCATACAAGAATTTGTTCACCATGATGAGACTCGCTCTCCTCCCAGCATTGAG AACATGAATGAAGCCTCTTCCTTGCTTAGTGCCACATGTAATACATTTATCACAACACTTGAAGAATGTGTGAAGATTGCTAATGCCAAGTTTAAGCCAGAAATGTTCCAGCTGCCTCACCCTGATCCCTTGGTTTCTCCTGTGTCACCATCACCTATTCAAATG atgAAGCGTTCCATTAGCCACCCTGGTCCTTGCTATTCAGAAAG GATTAGTCACTCTGTAAAAGAACCAGGTTCATCTCTTCACCGATTTTCTCAGCGTCGCAGAAGAACATACTCGGATACAGAATCTTACAGTGATACACCTTCTGAAGAGTCTCAGA GATCTGCCCATTGTTCTAGAGGTGCTGTCAATGGAGATCTGGTATCATCAACCATTCCTGAAGAAAGTAAACCAGTGTCAAAGGAGAGATCTGAACCGGAAGAGACTCTTACATCCTTTTCCTCCTGA
- the FKBP7 gene encoding peptidyl-prolyl cis-trans isomerase FKBP7, translating into MGRGLTLLLLPLALLAAPARAEGGTAAAEEVKIEVLHLPETCSPKSKKGDLLNAHYDGFLASDGSKFYCSRTQNEGHPKWFVLGVGQVIKGLDIAMMNMCPGEKRKVTIPPSLAYGQQGYAQGKIPPNATLIFEIELYAVNKGPRSVEAFNQIDKDGDKKLSELEISQYLKEEFARDGKKRHPSAHDEILADIFKKNDHDRDGFISAKEYNVYQHDEL; encoded by the exons ATGGGCCGAGGGCtgaccctgctcctgctgccgcTGGCGCTGCTGGCGGCCCCGGCGCGGGCCGAGGGCGGCACGGCGGCAGCGGAGGAGGTTAAGATAGAGGTGCTGCACCTCCCCGAGACCTGCAGCCCGAAGAGCAAGAAGGGCGACCTGCTGAACGCGCACTATGACGGATTCCTGGCCAGCGACGGATCCAAGTTTTACTGCAG tcGGACGCAAAATGAAGGTCATCCAAAATGGTTTGTTCTGGGTGTTGGACAAGTCATAAAAGGCTTAGATATTGCTATGATGAACATGTGTCCTGGAGAAAAACGGAAAGTGACAATTCCTCCGTCATTAGCATACGGACAGCAAGGATATG CACAGGGTAAGATTCCACCCAATGCAACACTGATCTTTGAGATTGAACTTTATGCAGTAAATAAAGGACCTCGTAGTGTTGAGGCATTTAATCAAATAGACAAAGACGGTGACAAGAAGCTCTCTGAACTTGAG ATAAGCCAGTATTTGAAAGAAGAATTTGCAAGAGATGGCAAAAAACGTCATCCTTCTGCCCATGATGAAATCTTAGCTGATATATTTAAGAAGAATGACCATGATAGAGATGGCTTCATATCAGCAAAGGAGTACAATGTCTACCAGCATGATGAACTCTAA
- the PJVK gene encoding pejvakin: protein MFAAATKNFVKQVGDGGRLVPVPSLSEADRYQPLSLVIKKRKCLLSKKSKFASTPFTLKDILQGEKEISAGVSSYQLLNYEDKSDVSLNGRRGNQIMNDVGFDVAGSDSIAFKASFGIVTKHEVEVPTLLRELTTRKINFDHCLVHQSRKSRMEILCVVMESIRTTRQCSLTVHTGMRGETMRFHIIEDQNSKGRDKAIVFPAHTTIAFSVFELYIHLDGNFELCVTPIAKGGFEREKSGSSSLTKFRRLKNNLFHRNKGVVEIVANSDPYLEDLFTDYYEKAASMTDLSTSYLRDGSHIRINLLNNNIPKGPCVLCGMGSSKRETVYGCLECSFNGQKYVRLHAVPCFDLWHKRMK from the exons ATGTTTGCTGCTGCAACCAAAAACTTCGTTAAACAGGTTGGTGATGGAGGAAGATTAGTTCCCGTGCCCAGCCTCAGTGAAGCTGACAGATACCAACCTCTGAGCCttgtgattaaaaaaagaaaatgtttgctttcGAAAAAATCTAAATTTGCTTCAACACCTTTCACATTAAAAGACATTCTTCAAGGGGAGAAAGAAATTTCTGCAG GTGTCTCGTCTTACCAGTTGCTCAACTATGAAGACAAATCAGATGTTTCACTTAACGGCAGAAGAGGAAATCAGATAATGAATGATGTTGGTTTTGATGTTGCTGGATCAGATTCTATTGCCTTTAAAGCTTCATTTGGCATAGTGACCAAACATGAAGTTGAAGTACCAACATTACTGAGAGAACTTACTACAAG aaaaataaactttGATCATTGTCTAGTCCATCAATCAAGAAAAAGTAGGATGGAAATTTTGTGTGTGGTCATGGAAAGTATTCGAACTACAAGGCAGTGCTCATTAACTGTCCATACTGGAATGCGTGGAGAGACAATGAGG TTTCACATAATTGAAGATCAGAATTCTAAAGGGCGGGACAAAGCCATTGTTTTTCCTGCACATACAACTATTGCTTTTAGTGTATTTGAACTCTACATTCATTTGGATGGTAATTTCG aACTCTGTGTGACTCCAATTGCAAAAGGAGGATTTGAAAGAGAGAAATCTGGATCATCTTCACTGACCAAATTCAGGAGATTAAAGAATAATCTGTTTCATCGAA ATAAAGGAGTAGTGGAAATCGTTGCTAACTCTGATCCTTACTTGGAGGACCTTTTTACAGATTATTATGAAAAAGCTGCAAGCATGACTGATCTCTCTACAAGCTATCTCAGAGACGGTTCTCATATCCGAATTAATCTACTTAATAACAACATCCCCAAAGGCCCCTGTGTCCTCTGTGGAATGGGAAGTTCAAAAAGGGAGACAGTCTATGGATGCCTGGAGTGTTCTTTTAATGGACAGAAGTATGTACGACTGCATGCCGTGCCCTGTTTTGACCTCTGGCATAAGAGAATGAAGTAA